The Prochlorococcus marinus CUG1416 genome has a segment encoding these proteins:
- a CDS encoding ClC family H(+)/Cl(-) exchange transporter, translating to MPNLIRENLQNTSHKSSRSIKKLLRQRSLVVVLSLLLTGLGASITSIFFKTGIYFFNNWRLALLDQFPSIAVLPIFGALGGAIAGYLIKNIAPAAKGSGVSQIMGFLRHKQVPMNIKVGLVKLISGIIAIGSGFPLGPEGPSVQMGGSVAWQMAKWLKAPTAFRRVIVAAGGGAGIAAVFSAPLGGFVYAIEELLNSARPVVLLLVVITTFIADSSADIIQALGLDPKAGGFDFNLGFLIQKEYDPSVFFLPIDFIYLVLLGIIIGIFAELYSRYVLLMQKLGKKWYKNKFVLKMSICGLILGSIYSFLPSTFHNLDELQKIIAEQNTSIGIALLAVLVLFITTGLAAASGAPGGLFYPMLTLGGSIGLIMGSWVEIATGHAPSTYIFAGMGAFVAGCSRTPITAMFLAFALTKNLLIMKPVLISCIASFLIARAFNEESIYERQIHIELED from the coding sequence ATGCCAAATCTTATAAGAGAAAATCTTCAAAATACCAGTCATAAATCTTCTCGCAGCATCAAAAAATTATTAAGACAAAGATCTCTAGTCGTTGTATTGTCTCTCTTATTAACAGGTTTAGGAGCTTCAATTACAAGCATATTTTTTAAAACTGGAATCTATTTTTTTAACAATTGGAGATTAGCACTTTTAGACCAATTCCCATCTATTGCAGTATTGCCAATTTTTGGAGCTTTAGGAGGAGCAATTGCGGGATATTTAATCAAAAATATTGCACCTGCAGCAAAAGGTTCAGGTGTGAGTCAAATTATGGGTTTCTTAAGGCATAAACAAGTGCCAATGAATATAAAAGTTGGATTAGTAAAGCTCATATCAGGAATTATCGCTATTGGTAGTGGATTCCCTTTGGGTCCAGAGGGTCCGTCAGTTCAAATGGGAGGATCAGTTGCTTGGCAAATGGCCAAATGGCTCAAAGCTCCCACAGCTTTCAGAAGAGTAATAGTAGCAGCAGGTGGTGGTGCAGGAATAGCTGCGGTATTTAGCGCTCCATTAGGAGGGTTTGTTTATGCCATAGAAGAGCTATTAAACTCTGCTAGACCAGTAGTTTTGCTATTAGTAGTAATTACAACTTTCATTGCAGATTCATCTGCTGATATTATTCAAGCCTTGGGTTTAGATCCTAAAGCAGGAGGCTTTGATTTTAACCTCGGATTTCTGATTCAAAAAGAATATGACCCATCAGTTTTTTTCTTACCTATAGATTTTATTTACCTAGTTTTACTGGGAATAATTATTGGGATCTTTGCAGAATTGTACAGCAGATATGTTTTGTTAATGCAAAAGCTTGGGAAAAAGTGGTATAAAAATAAATTTGTTTTAAAAATGAGTATCTGTGGACTGATTTTAGGAAGCATCTATTCTTTTTTACCCAGCACATTTCATAATTTAGATGAATTACAGAAAATAATAGCTGAGCAAAATACAAGTATTGGAATTGCTTTGTTAGCAGTTTTAGTATTATTTATCACTACAGGTTTAGCCGCAGCATCTGGAGCTCCTGGGGGATTGTTCTATCCAATGCTGACTTTAGGAGGATCAATCGGACTAATAATGGGGAGCTGGGTAGAAATTGCAACAGGACATGCACCTAGTACATACATTTTTGCGGGAATGGGGGCTTTCGTAGCAGGATGTTCGCGAACACCAATAACAGCTATGTTTTTAGCTTTTGCCTTAACAAAAAATTTATTAATAATGAAACCTGTCTTAATCAGCTGCATTGCCAGTTTCTTAATAGCAAGAGCTTTTAATGAAGAATCAATTTATGAAAGACAAATACATATAGAATTAGAAGACTAA
- the purU gene encoding formyltetrahydrofolate deformylase, whose amino-acid sequence MEHPSIIFKIVCPDRPGLVSLLTSWISNYGGNIKHSDHHTDQDAGLFLSRIEWNYKNAFFNRDEIYKEFENIADEVNGKFNVNYSDEIPNVAIFVSKQNHCLIDLLWRVRNGELNMKVPLIISNHSDLKNIANDFNAKFVHIDTFNIDKSVVEDQFLNLLKEYEIDFVVLAKYMQILSDSFLKKFSSIINIHHSFLPAFKGAQPYHRAWKRGVKLIGATAHYVTEDLDEGPIIEQCTVNVSHRDEVDDLIRKGRDIERIALARAVRLHLNHQVFVYNSKTAVFD is encoded by the coding sequence TTGGAACATCCTTCAATTATATTCAAAATTGTTTGTCCCGATCGTCCTGGCCTTGTAAGTTTACTTACTAGTTGGATTTCAAATTACGGTGGCAACATAAAACACTCTGATCATCATACAGATCAAGATGCGGGTTTGTTTCTTAGTCGAATTGAATGGAATTATAAAAATGCATTTTTTAATAGAGATGAAATTTATAAAGAATTTGAAAATATTGCAGATGAAGTAAATGGAAAATTTAACGTAAATTATTCTGATGAAATTCCAAACGTTGCTATTTTCGTGAGTAAACAAAATCATTGTTTGATTGATTTACTTTGGCGAGTAAGAAATGGTGAACTTAATATGAAAGTTCCTTTAATAATTTCAAATCATTCTGATCTTAAAAATATTGCAAATGACTTTAATGCAAAATTTGTCCATATTGATACCTTTAATATTGATAAATCTGTTGTTGAAGATCAATTTTTAAATTTATTAAAAGAATATGAAATTGATTTTGTTGTATTAGCCAAATATATGCAAATTTTGAGTGACTCTTTTTTAAAAAAGTTTTCTTCAATAATAAATATTCATCATTCTTTCTTGCCTGCATTTAAGGGCGCGCAACCATATCATCGAGCATGGAAGAGAGGTGTTAAATTAATCGGTGCTACGGCTCACTATGTTACTGAAGATCTTGATGAAGGCCCGATAATAGAGCAATGCACGGTTAATGTAAGTCATAGGGATGAAGTTGATGATTTGATTAGAAAAGGAAGAGATATTGAAAGAATAGCTCTAGCAAGAGCGGTTAGATTACATCTAAATCATCAAGTATTTGTTTATAACAGCAAAACTGCTGTTTTTGATTGA
- a CDS encoding NAD(P)/FAD-dependent oxidoreductase, translated as MKSLKENFQKAHIVIIGSGIIGKFNALELSELGFQITIIDPAQLQNSSNAALGLLMGNMYQKRRGRSWDLRKQSIKLWPQWIAFLQKFNNELNIEKPLIQLTTNEEKFRKLKKFIYENNDINLRILERDSIFIKNINKAFQTKNIKGMISFKDGRINAISLLKTLDKYLKHKKINSLEEEIIKIRKSNNHWISTTRKNEDIKSDIVILCNSLKAVNLIDNLSHNIKLKPVLGQAIEVDINDAEVDLLSLPKQFNIDGKNIITKSKNRLIIGSTDEYNTKPEENTFEKLTNFLDKKPNWLVKGKISKKWYGIRSKPDGEPSPIMKQIEDGLIICTGFYKNGILLAPACSKWVANEIKNYLS; from the coding sequence ATGAAAAGCTTAAAAGAAAATTTTCAGAAAGCACACATAGTTATTATTGGATCGGGAATTATTGGGAAATTTAACGCTTTAGAATTATCAGAATTAGGTTTTCAAATAACAATAATAGATCCAGCCCAACTCCAAAATAGTAGCAATGCCGCTTTAGGCTTACTAATGGGTAATATGTATCAAAAAAGGAGAGGTAGAAGTTGGGATCTCAGGAAACAAAGCATTAAATTATGGCCACAATGGATTGCATTCCTACAAAAATTTAATAATGAATTAAATATCGAAAAACCATTAATACAACTAACTACGAATGAAGAAAAGTTTAGAAAATTAAAGAAATTTATTTATGAAAATAATGATATAAACTTAAGAATTTTAGAAAGAGACTCAATATTTATCAAGAATATAAATAAGGCCTTCCAAACAAAAAATATAAAAGGAATGATTTCCTTCAAAGATGGAAGAATAAATGCTATTTCGTTACTTAAAACATTAGATAAATATCTAAAACATAAAAAAATAAATTCTTTAGAAGAAGAAATAATTAAAATCAGAAAATCAAATAATCATTGGATCTCTACAACAAGAAAAAATGAAGACATTAAATCTGACATAGTTATTTTGTGTAATTCTCTAAAAGCGGTTAATTTAATAGATAACCTATCTCACAACATCAAATTAAAACCTGTTTTAGGTCAAGCTATAGAAGTTGATATAAATGATGCAGAAGTTGATTTATTGTCGCTCCCAAAACAATTCAATATAGATGGTAAAAATATAATTACAAAATCAAAAAATAGGCTAATTATTGGTTCAACTGACGAATATAATACCAAGCCAGAAGAAAATACATTCGAAAAACTCACAAATTTTCTCGATAAAAAACCAAATTGGCTTGTGAAAGGGAAAATTTCTAAAAAATGGTACGGAATAAGGTCAAAACCTGATGGCGAACCTTCACCAATAATGAAGCAAATAGAAGATGGCCTAATTATATGTACAGGTTTTTATAAAAATGGGATTTTACTTGCTCCAGCTTGTTCTAAATGGGTTGCTAATGAAATTAAAAATTACCTTTCCTAA
- the dnaK gene encoding molecular chaperone DnaK, producing the protein MGKVVGIDLGTTNSCVAVMEGGKPTVIANAEGFRTTPSVVAYTKNQDQLVGQIAKRQAVMNPENTFYSAKRFVGRRVDEVNEESKDVSYSVEKSGSSVKLKCPILDKQFSPEEVSSQVLRKLADDAGKYLGDKVTQAVITVPAYFNDSQRQATKDAGKIAGLEVLRIVNEPTAAALAYGLDKENEKILVFDLGGGTFDVSVIEAGDGVTEVLSTSGDTHLGGDDFDRCIVDHLASTFKSNEGIDLRQDKQALQRLTEAAEKAKIELSNATQSEINLPFITATPEGPKHLDLNLTRAKFEELAASLIDRCKTPVERAISDAKISTSEIDEVVMVGGSSRIPAVLDLVKKIIGKEPNQTVNPDEVVAVGAAIQGGVLAGEVKDILLLDVTPLSLGVETLGGVMTKMINRNTTVPTKKSETYSTAVDGQTNVEIHVLQGEREMASDNKSLGTFRLDGIPSAPRGVPQIEVTFDIDANGILSVTAKDKGSGKEQSISITGASTLSDNEVEKMVKDAESNASSDKEKREKIDLKNQAETLVYQTEKQLSELGDKIDAAAKSKVEEKSNALKEATSKEDYESMKKLLEELQQELYAVGSSVYQQPGNQPPSPDSAEGPDQSDSNDKGGDDVIDADFTETKD; encoded by the coding sequence ATGGGTAAGGTAGTTGGAATCGATTTAGGAACAACTAATAGTTGTGTTGCTGTAATGGAAGGTGGTAAACCCACTGTAATAGCAAATGCGGAGGGTTTCAGAACTACTCCATCAGTTGTTGCATATACAAAAAATCAAGATCAGCTTGTTGGACAAATTGCAAAAAGACAAGCTGTTATGAATCCTGAAAATACTTTTTATTCTGCAAAACGTTTTGTCGGTAGAAGAGTTGACGAGGTTAATGAAGAATCTAAAGATGTCAGTTATTCTGTTGAAAAATCTGGTTCTAGTGTCAAATTAAAGTGCCCTATTTTGGATAAGCAGTTTTCTCCTGAAGAGGTGAGTTCTCAAGTTTTAAGAAAGTTAGCGGATGATGCGGGAAAATATCTTGGTGATAAAGTTACTCAGGCTGTAATCACAGTTCCAGCTTATTTTAATGATTCTCAAAGACAAGCCACTAAAGATGCAGGAAAAATTGCAGGTTTAGAAGTCCTAAGAATTGTTAATGAGCCAACTGCTGCAGCTTTAGCATATGGTTTGGATAAAGAAAATGAAAAAATACTTGTTTTTGATTTAGGAGGAGGAACATTTGATGTCTCAGTTATTGAAGCTGGTGATGGAGTAACTGAAGTTCTATCTACATCTGGAGACACCCATCTTGGTGGTGACGATTTTGATAGGTGTATCGTAGATCATTTAGCTAGTACTTTTAAATCAAATGAGGGAATTGACCTTAGACAAGACAAGCAAGCTTTACAAAGGCTGACAGAGGCAGCAGAAAAAGCAAAAATTGAGCTTTCAAATGCTACGCAAAGTGAAATAAATTTACCTTTTATCACAGCGACTCCTGAAGGGCCAAAACATTTGGATTTGAACCTTACTCGAGCAAAGTTTGAGGAATTAGCAGCTTCTTTAATCGATAGGTGCAAAACTCCAGTAGAGAGGGCTATTAGTGATGCAAAAATCTCTACTAGTGAAATAGACGAGGTTGTAATGGTGGGTGGCTCATCAAGAATTCCTGCTGTTTTAGATTTAGTCAAAAAAATAATAGGTAAAGAACCTAATCAAACTGTAAATCCTGATGAGGTAGTTGCTGTTGGTGCAGCTATTCAGGGAGGTGTTTTAGCAGGCGAGGTTAAAGATATATTGTTGCTTGATGTTACTCCACTTTCTCTTGGTGTAGAGACTTTAGGGGGAGTTATGACAAAAATGATAAATCGAAATACTACAGTTCCCACTAAGAAATCTGAGACATATTCAACTGCTGTAGATGGTCAAACAAATGTAGAAATTCACGTACTACAGGGTGAGAGAGAAATGGCTTCTGATAACAAAAGCTTAGGCACCTTTAGATTGGATGGTATACCTTCAGCACCAAGGGGTGTCCCTCAAATTGAAGTTACATTTGATATTGATGCAAATGGAATTCTCAGCGTTACCGCTAAAGACAAGGGAAGTGGTAAAGAGCAAAGTATCTCTATCACAGGTGCTTCTACCTTATCTGATAATGAGGTAGAAAAAATGGTTAAAGATGCAGAATCAAATGCATCTTCAGATAAAGAAAAAAGAGAAAAAATTGATTTAAAAAATCAGGCTGAAACACTTGTTTATCAGACAGAAAAGCAACTTAGTGAGCTGGGAGACAAAATTGATGCAGCAGCAAAGTCTAAAGTTGAAGAAAAAAGTAATGCTTTAAAAGAGGCAACTTCAAAAGAAGATTATGAATCAATGAAAAAACTTCTTGAAGAACTTCAGCAAGAACTTTATGCAGTTGGTTCATCTGTTTATCAGCAACCTGGCAATCAGCCACCATCACCTGATTCAGCGGAAGGTCCTGATCAGAGTGATTCAAACGATAAAGGTGGAGATGATGTGATTGATGCAGACTTTACTGAAACAAAAGATTAG
- a CDS encoding shikimate dehydrogenase — protein MITSKTSFIALIGNPVSHSLSPIMQNAALQYLGLDLIYIAIPCRDEDLELVLNSLKKINCKGLNITIPYKEKVFDLCSEISPIAKRLKAINTLKLNSEREWSATNTDVEGFVYPLKTLNLTNKQAIVLGSGGAARSVIQGLINLNSSIISVVSRNKSSLDELIKNFGNQIEIQGLLHNDNRAQNLIEEAGLIVNTTPVGMQTGTHEENILPYGETFWRSLKSKTIVYDLIYNPAPTPLLKFSAKKGCMTIDGLQMLVAQGMKSLSFWTNGLEVPFHIMNDALKKYL, from the coding sequence ATGATTACAAGTAAGACATCTTTTATTGCATTAATCGGCAATCCAGTAAGCCATTCTTTGTCACCAATCATGCAAAATGCTGCCCTTCAATATTTAGGCTTAGATTTAATTTATATTGCAATACCTTGTAGAGATGAAGATCTAGAATTAGTTCTGAATTCTTTGAAAAAAATCAATTGTAAAGGGTTAAACATTACAATACCTTATAAAGAAAAAGTATTTGACCTTTGCAGTGAAATCTCACCTATTGCAAAGAGACTGAAAGCAATTAATACCCTTAAGTTAAATTCTGAGAGAGAATGGAGCGCAACTAATACAGATGTAGAGGGATTTGTTTATCCATTAAAAACCTTAAATTTAACAAATAAACAAGCAATAGTACTTGGCTCAGGTGGGGCAGCAAGATCCGTTATACAGGGATTAATAAATTTAAATTCTTCAATAATTTCAGTAGTATCACGTAACAAATCATCACTAGATGAGTTAATTAAAAATTTTGGGAATCAAATTGAAATTCAGGGTTTGTTACATAATGATAATCGGGCTCAAAATTTAATTGAAGAAGCAGGATTAATTGTAAATACTACACCAGTAGGAATGCAAACAGGTACTCATGAAGAAAATATATTGCCTTATGGGGAAACTTTTTGGAGATCTCTTAAATCGAAAACAATTGTTTACGATTTGATTTACAATCCTGCTCCAACTCCATTGTTAAAATTTAGCGCTAAAAAAGGATGCATGACTATCGATGGTTTGCAAATGCTTGTTGCTCAAGGAATGAAATCATTATCATTTTGGACAAATGGTTTAGAAGTACCTTTTCATATTATGAATGACGCACTAAAAAAATATCTTTAA
- the rpsF gene encoding 30S ribosomal protein S6 — protein sequence MNDQQSYYETMYILRPDIAEDEVTNHIDKYNKLLEEFDGTILDSQMRGKRRLAYQISKYREGIYVQLSHQGDGQHIFKIEKAMRLSEDVIRYMTVKQEGPLPTPRPSNKSTPPSENQDNPESKEKELLKTPEDSANKKDESENKKNKES from the coding sequence ATGAATGATCAACAATCTTATTACGAAACCATGTACATCCTCCGCCCCGATATAGCGGAAGATGAAGTAACTAATCACATTGATAAATACAATAAACTTTTAGAAGAATTTGACGGTACCATCCTGGATAGTCAAATGAGAGGAAAAAGAAGATTAGCTTATCAAATATCTAAATATAGAGAAGGTATTTACGTCCAATTGAGTCATCAAGGTGATGGGCAACATATTTTTAAAATTGAAAAAGCCATGAGACTAAGTGAAGATGTTATTAGATATATGACCGTTAAACAAGAAGGTCCTTTGCCAACTCCAAGACCCTCTAATAAGAGTACACCTCCATCAGAGAATCAAGATAATCCAGAATCTAAAGAAAAAGAACTTTTAAAAACTCCTGAAGATTCAGCCAATAAAAAAGACGAGTCCGAAAATAAAAAAAATAAAGAATCTTAA
- a CDS encoding argininosuccinate synthase — MQQVKKVVLAYSGGVDTSVCIPYLKNEYGISEVVTFVADLGQGEDLEFIKQKALNSGASKSIIGNLVNSFVEKYAFPAIRANALYLDKYPLSTALARPLIAENLVNIAREINADAVAHGCTGKGNDQVRFDLAINALGPDLKIITPAREWNMSREEAILYGEKFGIPAPVSKKSPYSIDVNLLGRSVEAGILEDPMQEAPEDIFAMTSSINNSPDSPQDIEIVFKNGLPVGINNEFLSPVELIKKANDLAGEHGFGRIDMIEDRVVGIKSREIYETPGLLLLIKAHKELESITLNPDVIDFKGIVEKKWGQLVYQGFWFGPLKHSLDAFISSTQKSVNGRVKIRLHKGNATVIGRISENNSLYREDLATYSKDDVFNHSLAEGFIYMWGMSNKIWAELNSKIID, encoded by the coding sequence ATGCAGCAGGTAAAAAAAGTTGTACTAGCGTATTCCGGTGGCGTTGATACTAGCGTTTGTATTCCATATTTAAAGAATGAATATGGAATTTCAGAAGTGGTTACTTTTGTAGCAGATCTAGGACAAGGCGAAGATTTGGAATTTATCAAGCAAAAAGCTTTAAATTCTGGTGCATCTAAATCAATTATTGGTAATTTAGTAAATAGTTTTGTGGAAAAATATGCTTTCCCAGCTATTAGAGCCAATGCATTATATTTAGATAAATATCCTTTATCTACAGCTCTTGCTAGACCTTTAATTGCTGAAAACCTCGTTAATATTGCTAGAGAGATTAATGCTGATGCAGTAGCTCATGGATGTACTGGTAAAGGAAATGATCAAGTTAGATTTGATTTAGCAATTAATGCATTAGGCCCTGATTTAAAAATAATTACACCTGCAAGGGAGTGGAATATGAGTAGGGAAGAGGCAATATTATATGGAGAAAAATTTGGTATTCCTGCACCAGTATCAAAAAAATCTCCTTATTCAATAGATGTTAACCTTCTTGGTAGGAGTGTTGAGGCAGGAATATTAGAAGACCCAATGCAAGAAGCACCTGAAGATATTTTTGCAATGACATCATCAATTAATAATTCACCAGATTCCCCTCAAGATATAGAAATTGTTTTTAAAAATGGGCTTCCAGTTGGAATTAATAATGAATTTTTATCTCCAGTAGAGCTTATTAAAAAAGCTAATGATCTTGCAGGTGAACATGGTTTTGGAAGAATAGATATGATTGAAGATCGAGTAGTAGGAATCAAAAGTAGAGAGATTTATGAAACGCCTGGTCTTTTACTTTTAATCAAAGCTCACAAGGAATTAGAGAGCATAACATTAAACCCAGATGTTATTGATTTTAAAGGAATAGTGGAAAAAAAATGGGGTCAATTAGTTTATCAAGGTTTTTGGTTTGGTCCGCTTAAGCACAGTTTAGATGCTTTTATTTCATCTACTCAAAAGTCAGTTAATGGAAGAGTAAAGATTAGACTTCATAAGGGTAATGCAACAGTAATTGGAAGAATCTCTGAAAATAATTCACTTTATAGGGAAGATTTGGCAACTTATAGTAAAGATGATGTCTTTAATCATTCCTTAGCAGAGGGTTTTATTTATATGTGGGGTATGTCTAATAAAATATGGGCAGAGTTAAATTCAAAAATAATTGATTAA
- a CDS encoding DUF3134 family protein, with amino-acid sequence MDSNKLKIRLNDISEVNPALTCYHRDDPAPVLPLRDEPDLLSWLESTGRLVTEKDADSQEISTIEEEELSALMGEKEDYKTEEDSSEDDWED; translated from the coding sequence ATGGACTCAAATAAACTAAAAATTAGATTGAATGATATTTCTGAAGTTAACCCAGCTTTAACTTGCTACCATAGAGATGATCCAGCTCCCGTTTTACCATTAAGAGATGAACCAGATCTACTATCTTGGCTCGAAAGTACAGGAAGACTTGTCACTGAAAAAGACGCAGATTCACAAGAGATTAGTACGATAGAAGAAGAAGAACTCTCAGCACTTATGGGAGAAAAAGAAGATTATAAAACTGAAGAAGATTCTTCAGAAGATGATTGGGAGGATTAA
- the mraY gene encoding phospho-N-acetylmuramoyl-pentapeptide-transferase, whose protein sequence is MIGRIKKFNFKSLLILNTFALIVTSYIFKNFIFIGVYTLFFFISLFTTKNGLKIIKELNFLQNIRTEGPANHYKKSDTPTMGGIFIIIPFLIFILIININLGSPKIFLLLLTIVGFFIIGFLDDYLSIKNKKNTGLKSKEKFILQSIISLIFILLAYEKDLINPLITVSDSWGINMNIFIFPISFLVLVGISNSVNLSDGLDGLAAGCSAIVFSGLGTEILMKEQQDLIIFSILCYSMSGICLGFLKYNIYPAKIFMGDTGSLSIGAILGSIALLTNSVFTLSIFSGIFIIESLSVIIQVGFFKITKKLFHNGKRIFLMAPLHHHFELKGVKEHKIVENFWKINILLVVLGIVLKINL, encoded by the coding sequence ATGATTGGGAGGATTAAAAAGTTTAACTTTAAATCATTATTAATATTAAATACTTTTGCTTTAATAGTTACCTCCTATATTTTCAAAAATTTTATTTTTATAGGTGTATACACTTTATTTTTTTTTATTTCTTTATTCACAACAAAGAATGGTCTAAAAATAATCAAAGAATTAAACTTTCTTCAAAATATTAGAACTGAGGGCCCTGCTAATCACTACAAAAAAAGTGATACTCCAACAATGGGTGGGATTTTTATAATAATACCTTTTTTAATTTTTATTTTAATAATCAATATAAACCTAGGTTCTCCAAAAATATTCCTTTTATTGCTAACTATTGTTGGTTTCTTCATTATAGGTTTCTTAGATGATTATTTAAGCATTAAAAATAAAAAAAATACAGGATTAAAATCAAAAGAAAAATTCATCTTACAAAGTATCATCTCACTAATTTTTATATTATTAGCCTATGAAAAAGATTTAATAAATCCATTAATAACAGTGTCTGACTCCTGGGGAATAAATATGAATATTTTCATATTTCCCATTTCTTTTTTAGTATTAGTTGGCATAAGTAATTCAGTAAATTTGTCTGATGGACTAGATGGACTAGCAGCTGGATGTAGTGCAATTGTTTTTTCTGGATTGGGCACAGAAATATTAATGAAAGAACAGCAGGATCTTATTATTTTTAGTATCTTATGTTATTCAATGTCTGGCATATGTTTAGGGTTTCTCAAATATAATATTTATCCTGCAAAAATATTTATGGGGGACACAGGATCTTTAAGTATTGGAGCAATTCTTGGTTCTATTGCGTTATTAACGAATAGCGTTTTTACCTTATCTATTTTCTCAGGAATCTTCATTATTGAATCTTTATCAGTAATTATTCAAGTAGGGTTTTTTAAAATTACAAAAAAATTATTTCATAATGGGAAACGCATATTTTTGATGGCACCACTGCATCACCATTTTGAACTTAAAGGAGTAAAAGAGCACAAAATAGTTGAAAATTTTTGGAAAATCAACATATTACTTGTGGTTTTAGGTATAGTTTTAAAAATCAATCTATAG
- a CDS encoding glycosyltransferase — protein sequence MRLKFLHLHLHGLIRSKNLELGRDADTGGQTQYVLELVKSLANTSDVDQVDLVTRLINDSKVDNDYSQAEEFVEPGVRILRFKFGPNKYLRKELLWPYLDELTESLISYYKKNNKPNFIHAHYADAGYVGVKLSKSLNIPLIFTGHSLGREKQRKLLDTGLKTKQIEKLYSISKRIQAEEKVLESADIVVTSTKQESVYQYSQYSSFSPHKARVIPPGVDHNKFHHIHSTTETAEIDNMMKPFLKDLTKPPLLTISRAVRRKNIPSLIEAYGRSEKLKRKTNLILILGCRDSTSKLDSQQQDVFYNIFETIDKYNLYGKVAYPKKHLPIQIPALYRWAASRGGLFVNPALTEPFGLTLLEASSCGLPIISTDDGGPKEIRSKCENGLLVDVTDINKLKVILEKGIANSDQWKLWSRNGIEGVNRHFSWNTHVRNYLSILTEEFLRSNSDSSSVIKQSCLKGSSSVIKPH from the coding sequence ATGAGGTTGAAATTTTTACATTTACATTTACATGGTCTCATACGGTCTAAAAATCTTGAATTAGGTAGAGATGCAGATACTGGAGGGCAAACACAATACGTTTTAGAGTTAGTAAAAAGTTTGGCTAATACTTCTGATGTTGATCAAGTAGATTTAGTGACTCGTTTAATAAATGACTCTAAAGTAGATAATGACTATTCACAAGCAGAAGAATTTGTAGAACCAGGAGTTAGAATTTTAAGATTTAAATTTGGACCTAATAAATATCTAAGAAAGGAATTGCTTTGGCCTTATTTAGATGAATTAACTGAATCCCTTATTTCTTACTACAAAAAAAATAATAAGCCTAATTTTATTCATGCCCATTATGCAGATGCTGGATATGTAGGCGTTAAACTTAGTAAATCCTTAAATATTCCACTTATTTTTACTGGTCATTCCTTAGGAAGAGAAAAACAAAGGAAATTGCTTGATACTGGTTTAAAAACTAAGCAAATAGAAAAGCTTTATTCCATAAGTAAAAGAATTCAGGCAGAAGAAAAAGTTTTAGAATCAGCAGATATTGTTGTAACAAGTACTAAACAAGAGTCCGTTTATCAATATTCCCAATATTCTTCTTTTTCACCTCATAAAGCTCGAGTGATTCCTCCGGGCGTTGATCATAATAAATTTCACCATATTCACTCGACTACAGAGACAGCTGAAATTGACAACATGATGAAACCTTTTTTAAAGGATCTAACAAAACCTCCATTACTGACTATTTCTAGAGCTGTACGAAGAAAAAATATTCCTTCTTTGATTGAGGCATACGGAAGATCTGAAAAATTAAAGAGAAAAACTAATTTAATTTTGATTTTGGGTTGTCGAGATAGTACTTCAAAACTTGACTCTCAACAACAAGATGTTTTCTATAATATTTTTGAAACGATTGATAAATATAATTTGTATGGAAAGGTAGCTTATCCAAAAAAGCATCTTCCAATTCAGATACCTGCTTTATATAGATGGGCTGCTAGTAGGGGTGGGTTATTTGTTAATCCAGCCTTGACAGAGCCTTTTGGCTTAACCCTGCTTGAAGCCTCTTCATGTGGATTGCCAATCATATCAACAGACGATGGAGGACCTAAAGAAATTCGCTCAAAATGTGAAAATGGACTTTTAGTAGATGTTACTGATATTAATAAGTTGAAAGTTATTCTTGAAAAAGGAATTGCTAATAGTGATCAGTGGAAATTATGGAGCAGAAATGGAATTGAAGGTGTTAATAGACACTTTAGTTGGAACACTCATGTCCGTAATTATTTATCAATACTCACAGAAGAGTTTTTGAGGTCTAATAGTGATTCTTCATCTGTAATTAAACAGAGTTGTTTAAAAGGAAGCTCTTCAGTTATAAAGCCCCATTGA